A segment of the Trifolium pratense cultivar HEN17-A07 linkage group LG7, ARS_RC_1.1, whole genome shotgun sequence genome:
AAACTCCAAACAAATACACTTTACAGCAGTGTAAATCTGGTAGACTGGTTTTTTTCAGAAAATTACCTTGTAGTAGGAAGATTCCAACTTCTATATGCGCCGCATGTTTGCATATTGCATGGTATGTTCTTAAACGAATATCATATTCTCTGATATGTACTtagtaattttgatttttcttctaaaattaataccttgattttgttttattaaaggAAATACGAAGAACTTGGAGAGTTGCGGCCGCCTATTCAAAGTTTCTGCCTCGATACAGAAGAAGCATGCCGAAAAGAGCAGGTGAGTCTCTCTTTTAGCCATAATCTAGATCTCACTTAGTTTATGCATATTAATGAATTATGCAAGTTGATGCACAGATAATAGACATGGAGAAGCAAGTTTTCAAATGTGTAGGGCGTCATTTGGTTGATCCTACCACAAATACATTTTTGAGGTATtattgaacttttttttctaCCATGTAATTTGGTGATGTTTTTGctatttctaaattaaaaaatacaaacagtttcaaaatattttgtatGAAAGTGTATTTTTAGATGACacaaaattcatcatttttcCTAAAGGTCTATGTCCTTAATGATATTAGGGAATGTTTTTAGTTTCTCCATTGTGTCAAGCCTTTTTTTACTCTAATTTTCGATGCTTGGCAAGGGCGCGCAACACTATTGCACAAGCAGTTTAGGCACAGTATGGAACTAGTAGAAACTTTCTCTGTTCATTATATTCCTATAATCCCTGAGAGTTCAATTTTTgtacaaataatttgaaactgagataatataaacaaaattaaaaattgcaaaCCAAAACACACTCATTCCATTTTTAACCATTCAAAAGGTCTCAAATTAAGTTGACATACAGTTCAACTTGAGTTGAACTTGAAAGTTGATTTTCTACACATCCTTTTCTTTCTAGCTTAAAATCTACTAAGCTAAAAGTTAACCACTAAAAATGGTTTTTTCACAGGATGTTTCTTGTTGTAGCAAGAGCTTCCACCAAGTTGCAGTGCATGTCCTCTTTTCTTGCCGAGTTATCACTCATGAGTCAGAAATTCGTACCTTACCTCCCTTCAAAGGTGGCTGCATCCGCCTTGTTTCTTGCACGGTGGACATTAGACCCTACACGGCATCCTTGGGACGAATCTCTCCAGAAATTCACTACTTACGAGTCAtgtgaattgaaaaatattgttttttatctTCAAGCTCTTCAGCAGCAAATTGAGGGCAATGTTTGTACCACAATCCGCAATAAGTATTCAGAACCCAAGGTATGAAAGAAAGAGtgctttatgtttttttatccATGGTTTTTTTGTAGTAATTTTTATGAAGttcataattattttcttttttgtttcagTTCCAAAATGTTGCTGCATTATCTTCAAAGGACTTGGATGATACAATGTTCTGACAAGGAGTATGCGCAATTTATGTCCTCTAGGTATCTCAACTGTTGCTAAGTTCCTCTGTCTATTAACTGTCTAATTTTTAACGCTATAACCTACCTCTGCATAATTTAACAACCTCTGACACCATTTCAATGCAACCATACTGTGTAATAGAGTACTTAAGATATCATCTGTTCTCTGGTTGACAATAACTAGTTAGGCTTTATTAATATGACACACTTATATAAGGTTAGTTATATAAACTTTTGAGGAAATATTTGGGAACTTATAGTAGAGAGTATGGACAAAGATCATAGTATAGATTTTTATGAAGTtcataatatgttttttttttgtttcagttCCAAAATGTAGCTGCATTATTTTCAGAGGAGTTGGATGAATGTTCTGACAAGGAGTGCAAGGATGGGTCCCTGATATGATATAATGATAGTGCAGTGAattcattcttctttttttttttcttttttttttgtatatatgcaTGATCTTGTGGTGGGATTCTTGTTTACTTGTGAGATGATTTGTACTTTGGACATATATGATTTGTATAAATTTGATTTCATGGCTGCTTCAATTGTGGACCATGAAATAGACCATGAACATAACTGgagtttaatttcatttttggtCATAGATATTAACATTGTACTAATTTTAGTTCTTAGGTTCCAAATTGCGCAATTTATGTCCTCTAGGTATCTCAATTGTTACTACAGTATTAAGTTACTCTATCTATTAACCGTCTAATTTTTAACGCTATAACCTACCTCGGCATTGGCTAACAATCTCCGACACCATTTCAATGCAACCATACTTGGAAGCAAGGTGTAATGGAGTAATGTATCGTCTGTTCCCTGGTTGAGAATAACTAATTAGGCTTTATTAATGTCACACGCTTATATAAGGTTAGTTATATAAACTTTTGAGGAAATGTTTGGGAAATTATTTATAGGTAAGGAGAGTATTGATTTTTTAGCGTGTATTTCGGTGTTTCCATTAAAAACATCATCTTCAAGGAAAATTTCTTAGAGTTTACTCTCAAAAGTCAATTTGTT
Coding sequences within it:
- the LOC123897162 gene encoding cyclin-A2-2-like; this encodes MEKQVFKCVGRHLVDPTTNTFLRMFLVVARASTKLQCMSSFLAELSLMSQKFVPYLPSKVAASALFLARWTLDPTRHPWDESLQKFTTYESCELKNIVFYLQALQQQIEGNVCTTIRNKYSEPKFQNVAALSSKDLDDTMF